One genomic region from Jiangella sp. DSM 45060 encodes:
- a CDS encoding LuxR C-terminal-related transcriptional regulator has product MSRTRLLRGLGVAEAEGRVLALVSAPAGAGKTMLLAQWWQRQRSAGVPVAWLALDEHDDDPYVLWSGLLRACGRAVRGVDAAAEVRLAALTPPGDAGNRGFLTAFAEAVDALRQPLWVLLDDVHVIASPRGLACLAGLIRYRPAGLRLMLGSRFDPPLPVARMVLDGQATEVRAADLAFDRDEAGLLLRRRHLELDEPDLALLLERTEGWAAGLSLAALSLASQDDVTKYIAGFAGDERPLADYLVAEVLDALSDETVDLLLATAVAETLTADLASRLSGRADAGAVLARLARDNALVARVGRAPTTYRVHGLLRSFLLAEGNRRDVVAQRQHHVEASRWFLDHGLPGPAMDHAAEGGDWPRAADLVDRYGLRLLLSGEAARVSATVRQLPDDLVTEPATALIAALAALHDGALPVARRHIDLVGRDPSQHRSARLRLLHTTALMYEARLRGDRGPELAQLLGQSEEQVPGEPDLLLLAAVNRGVLRIWCREYDAAEEDLREALRMARRDGRDALALECLSYLAVGAAARGDAETTTRRTTEAIDFAGRRGWSATGRMTPVYLLAAGVAFQRLDHDETRRYLSLAGAIDADVEPEIELSARLLRACLAAAETPNRHEAVRLLRRAWPYDDTALPPVGAGYFCLTELQLALAAGDRAAVAEVLTRAERLLDDTGDLLVLRALAHAQDGRKAAARAALQPVLAGTVPCHLVSNEITGWLLSAHFAAELDEPARAHDALLHALDLAEPRRMFREFVAASGKVRALLIHGEGRFGRYEEFVRTAVGLFGDDDGDTQRATVSGEALTARELELLRDLPSLLSLEEIAGAHVLSVNTVKTHLKAIYRKFDVGSRRQAVDRARELGLL; this is encoded by the coding sequence GTGTCCCGTACCCGACTGCTTCGCGGCCTGGGGGTTGCGGAGGCGGAGGGACGCGTCCTCGCGCTGGTCTCCGCACCGGCCGGTGCGGGCAAGACCATGCTGCTGGCCCAATGGTGGCAGCGGCAGCGCTCGGCCGGCGTCCCGGTCGCCTGGCTGGCCCTCGACGAGCACGACGACGACCCCTACGTGCTGTGGTCCGGGCTGCTGCGCGCCTGCGGACGGGCCGTCCGCGGCGTCGACGCCGCTGCCGAGGTCCGGCTGGCGGCGCTGACTCCGCCCGGCGACGCCGGCAACCGGGGCTTCCTGACGGCGTTCGCCGAGGCCGTCGACGCGCTGCGGCAGCCGCTGTGGGTGCTGCTGGACGACGTCCACGTCATCGCGTCGCCGCGCGGGCTGGCCTGCCTCGCCGGGCTGATCCGCTACCGTCCAGCCGGGCTGCGGCTGATGCTGGGCAGCCGGTTCGACCCGCCGCTGCCGGTGGCCCGCATGGTCCTGGACGGCCAGGCGACGGAGGTGCGCGCCGCCGACCTCGCGTTCGACCGCGACGAGGCCGGACTGCTGCTGCGCCGCCGGCACCTCGAGCTGGACGAGCCCGACCTCGCGCTGCTGCTGGAGCGGACCGAGGGCTGGGCGGCCGGGCTCAGCCTGGCCGCGCTGTCGCTGGCGTCGCAGGACGACGTCACCAAGTACATCGCCGGGTTCGCCGGCGACGAGCGCCCGCTGGCCGACTACCTCGTCGCGGAGGTGCTCGACGCGCTCTCCGACGAGACCGTCGACCTGCTGCTGGCTACGGCGGTGGCCGAGACGCTCACCGCCGACCTCGCCAGCCGGCTGTCCGGCCGGGCCGACGCCGGCGCCGTCCTGGCCCGGCTGGCCCGCGACAACGCGCTGGTGGCGCGCGTCGGCCGGGCGCCGACGACCTACCGGGTGCACGGCCTGCTGCGCAGCTTCCTGCTGGCCGAGGGCAACCGGCGCGACGTCGTGGCGCAGCGCCAGCACCACGTCGAGGCGTCGCGGTGGTTCCTCGACCACGGGCTGCCCGGACCGGCGATGGACCACGCCGCCGAGGGCGGCGACTGGCCGCGCGCCGCCGATCTCGTCGACCGGTACGGGCTGCGGCTGCTGCTGTCCGGCGAGGCCGCCCGGGTGTCGGCGACGGTGCGGCAGCTGCCCGACGACCTCGTCACCGAACCGGCGACGGCGCTGATCGCGGCGCTGGCGGCGCTGCACGACGGCGCGCTCCCGGTGGCCCGCCGCCACATCGACCTCGTCGGGCGCGACCCGTCCCAGCACCGGTCGGCGCGGCTGCGGCTGCTGCACACCACCGCGCTCATGTACGAGGCGCGGCTGCGCGGCGACCGCGGCCCGGAACTGGCCCAGCTGCTCGGGCAGAGCGAGGAGCAGGTGCCCGGCGAACCGGATCTGCTGCTGCTCGCCGCGGTCAACCGGGGAGTCCTCCGGATCTGGTGCCGCGAGTACGACGCGGCCGAGGAAGACCTGCGCGAGGCGCTGCGCATGGCCCGCCGCGACGGCCGCGACGCGCTGGCACTGGAGTGCCTCTCCTACCTCGCGGTCGGCGCCGCCGCGCGGGGCGACGCCGAGACCACCACCCGGCGGACCACCGAGGCGATCGACTTCGCCGGGCGGCGCGGCTGGTCGGCCACCGGGCGCATGACGCCGGTCTACCTGCTCGCCGCCGGGGTGGCGTTCCAGCGGCTGGACCACGACGAGACCCGTCGCTACCTGTCCCTCGCCGGCGCCATCGACGCCGACGTCGAGCCCGAGATCGAGCTGTCCGCCCGGCTGCTGCGGGCCTGCCTGGCCGCGGCCGAGACGCCGAACCGGCACGAGGCGGTCCGGCTGCTGCGCCGCGCCTGGCCGTACGACGACACCGCGCTGCCACCGGTGGGCGCCGGCTACTTCTGCCTCACCGAGCTGCAGCTGGCGCTGGCGGCGGGGGACCGGGCGGCGGTCGCCGAGGTGCTGACGCGGGCCGAGCGGCTGCTCGACGACACCGGCGACCTGCTGGTGCTGCGGGCGCTGGCGCATGCGCAGGACGGGCGCAAGGCGGCGGCCCGGGCGGCGTTGCAGCCCGTTCTGGCCGGGACGGTGCCGTGTCACCTCGTCAGCAACGAGATCACCGGCTGGCTGCTGTCGGCGCACTTCGCCGCCGAGCTGGACGAGCCGGCCCGCGCGCACGACGCGCTGCTGCACGCTCTGGACCTCGCCGAACCGCGGCGGATGTTCCGGGAGTTCGTCGCGGCGTCCGGGAAGGTCCGGGCGCTGCTCATCCACGGAGAGGGGAGGTTCGGCCGGTACGAGGAGTTCGTCCGCACCGCCGTCGGCCTGTTCGGCGACGACGACGGCGACACCCAGCGGGCGACGGTGTCCGGCGAGGCGCTGACGGCGCGCGAG
- a CDS encoding DUF6069 family protein, with translation MTSDPTSRSGPPVVDARRLWAGGVATAVIGALIAVVGIVLIRGVFDIPILAPEGEGTWGDASTGWYAGGAALAALVATALVHVLLLTTPQPLRFFAWVVGLATVIGVVAPFTSGADLDAEVATAGLNLVLGIAIGTLVSSVARSASRPAPRRRPGPPPADGTWPAAP, from the coding sequence ATGACCAGCGATCCGACCAGCCGGTCCGGACCACCTGTCGTCGACGCCAGACGTCTTTGGGCGGGTGGCGTCGCCACCGCCGTCATCGGCGCGCTCATCGCGGTCGTCGGGATCGTCCTGATCCGCGGCGTGTTCGACATCCCGATCCTGGCGCCGGAGGGCGAGGGCACCTGGGGCGACGCGAGCACCGGCTGGTACGCCGGCGGCGCGGCGCTGGCCGCGCTGGTCGCGACCGCGCTGGTGCATGTGCTGCTGCTGACGACGCCACAGCCGCTGCGGTTCTTCGCGTGGGTGGTGGGTCTCGCGACGGTGATCGGCGTGGTGGCGCCGTTCACGTCCGGCGCCGACCTCGACGCCGAGGTCGCGACCGCCGGGCTGAACCTGGTGCTCGGCATCGCGATCGGCACGCTGGTCTCGTCGGTGGCGCGCAGCGCGAGCCGCCCCGCGCCGCGTCGCCGTCCGGGACCACCGCCGGCTGACGGGACCTGGCCGGCCGCGCCCTGA
- a CDS encoding DUF6325 family protein, with translation MDTVDVGPVDILMLRFPGNQFKGEIVPAMRDLVVEGLVRIVDLMFVYRDADGTVGSIELAGLGPDLQPAFADLDGQLGGGLLDAEDVAEVAEGLPPGNSVAVLVVENTWAIPFVNAVRAAGGEVADQARVPAETADRALRGLDIG, from the coding sequence ATGGACACCGTGGACGTGGGGCCGGTCGACATCCTGATGCTGCGATTCCCGGGCAACCAGTTCAAGGGCGAGATCGTGCCGGCGATGCGCGACCTCGTCGTCGAGGGACTGGTGCGGATCGTCGACCTGATGTTCGTGTATCGCGACGCCGACGGAACCGTCGGCTCGATCGAGCTGGCCGGGCTCGGTCCGGACCTCCAACCCGCCTTCGCTGACCTGGACGGTCAGCTCGGCGGCGGACTGCTGGACGCCGAGGACGTGGCGGAGGTCGCGGAGGGTCTGCCGCCGGGCAACTCCGTCGCCGTCCTCGTCGTCGAGAACACCTGGGCGATTCCGTTCGTGAACGCGGTCCGCGCGGCCGGCGGCGAGGTCGCCGACCAGGCCCGCGTCCCCGCCGAGACCGCCGACCGCGCGCTGCGCGGGCTCGACATCGGCTGA
- a CDS encoding SHOCT domain-containing protein: protein MGLLRGMARTAVVAGTATAVSNRVSRRQAERWQQQDYEQQAQYEQQARAAYAAQPPPAPAPAAPAAPAEDSLADQLSRLADLKAQGVLSDEEFAAAKARLLGG, encoded by the coding sequence ATGGGACTGCTGCGCGGAATGGCCCGGACCGCGGTCGTGGCGGGCACGGCGACCGCGGTGTCGAACCGCGTGTCGCGCCGCCAGGCCGAACGCTGGCAGCAACAGGACTACGAGCAGCAGGCGCAGTACGAGCAGCAGGCTCGGGCCGCCTATGCTGCCCAGCCGCCGCCCGCACCGGCGCCCGCCGCGCCGGCCGCGCCCGCCGAGGACTCGCTGGCCGACCAGCTCTCCCGGCTCGCCGACCTCAAGGCGCAGGGCGTGCTCAGTGACGAGGAGTTCGCCGCGGCCAAGGCCCGGTTGCTGGGCGGGTGA
- a CDS encoding membrane lipoprotein lipid attachment site-containing protein, whose protein sequence is MRRPILGLVAVALLAGCSSEDSAETQWADGVCSAWNELSSDLRGVTDGLNVDSLSPEALDQLSSEITERVDAVQASAENLAEAIADTPEGADQAVESAQQELGDEAGDVRAGLDATGQAVQSLSGATTGQDITSALSDAQAALTQTGQALGTLGDTVAGYVSAADDTLRQAFDDAQSCQQTHTGGTSS, encoded by the coding sequence ATGCGGCGGCCGATCCTCGGGCTGGTGGCGGTCGCGCTGCTGGCCGGCTGTAGTAGCGAGGACTCGGCGGAGACGCAGTGGGCCGACGGCGTCTGCTCGGCGTGGAACGAGCTGTCCAGCGACCTCCGCGGCGTCACCGACGGCCTGAACGTCGACTCGCTGTCGCCGGAGGCGCTGGACCAGCTCAGCAGCGAGATCACCGAGCGCGTCGACGCCGTGCAGGCCAGTGCCGAGAACCTCGCCGAGGCCATCGCCGACACGCCGGAGGGCGCCGATCAGGCCGTGGAGAGCGCCCAGCAGGAGCTCGGCGACGAGGCCGGCGACGTGCGCGCCGGGCTGGACGCCACCGGCCAGGCGGTCCAGAGCCTGTCCGGCGCGACCACCGGCCAGGACATCACCAGCGCCCTGTCCGACGCGCAGGCAGCGCTCACCCAGACCGGGCAGGCGCTCGGCACGCTCGGCGACACCGTCGCCGGCTACGTGTCGGCGGCGGACGACACGCTCCGGCAGGCCTTCGACGACGCGCAGTCCTGCCAGCAGACCCATACGGGAGGAACCTCATCATGA
- a CDS encoding DUF1269 domain-containing protein produces MSDSNVEVFVAAFGTEDEAGQALKDFRAMAREGSIDLIDAAVVVRRADGKVTFQETTDPSGRTWAKRGAVAGGLVGLIFPPGLLVSAAVGAAGGGIWGKVRDKGFQDNDLRSIGDSLEPGTSAIIAVAEDRMIERLQAGLEGYRNIARHAVSAEAAAAVIAAPEEDSSS; encoded by the coding sequence ATGAGCGACAGCAACGTCGAGGTCTTCGTGGCCGCCTTCGGCACCGAGGACGAGGCCGGCCAGGCCCTGAAGGACTTCCGCGCCATGGCCCGCGAGGGCTCGATCGACCTCATCGACGCCGCCGTCGTGGTGCGCCGCGCCGACGGCAAGGTGACGTTCCAGGAGACCACCGACCCCAGCGGCAGGACGTGGGCCAAGCGCGGCGCCGTCGCCGGCGGTCTCGTCGGCCTGATCTTCCCGCCCGGGCTGCTGGTGTCGGCGGCGGTCGGCGCGGCCGGCGGCGGCATCTGGGGCAAGGTGCGCGACAAGGGCTTCCAGGACAACGACCTGCGCTCCATCGGCGACAGCCTCGAGCCCGGCACGTCCGCCATCATCGCCGTCGCCGAGGACCGGATGATCGAGCGGCTGCAGGCCGGGCTGGAGGGCTACCGCAACATCGCGCGGCACGCCGTCAGCGCCGAGGCCGCGGCCGCCGTCATCGCCGCTCCGGAGGAGGACTCATCCTCCTGA
- a CDS encoding adenylate cyclase, whose amino-acid sequence MTEVALPIMSSKRLGELLALFKEADSVELKLSVPDVDQRSAVAALGMDPLDAQIRQVVFFDTPDLALDRAGVVVRARRVQRRPGDAVVKLRPVEPKRLSPSLRRSPDFGVEVDAMPGGSFVASGRLKAPVDNAHVRDVLAGWRPIRKLFTKQQRDLFAAHAPEGLELDELRALGPIPIMKLKFSPGEYGRRLVAELWFYPDGGRILELSTKCLPGEALNVAAESRAFLGERGIDVGGVQQTKTRTALTYFSEQLSSGG is encoded by the coding sequence ATGACCGAGGTGGCGCTGCCGATCATGTCCAGCAAGCGGCTGGGGGAGCTGCTCGCGCTGTTCAAGGAGGCCGATTCCGTCGAGCTGAAACTGAGTGTGCCGGACGTGGACCAGCGCTCCGCGGTCGCGGCGCTGGGCATGGACCCGCTGGACGCGCAGATCCGGCAGGTCGTGTTCTTCGACACACCGGATCTCGCGCTGGACCGCGCCGGCGTCGTGGTCCGGGCCCGGCGGGTGCAGCGCCGGCCGGGCGACGCGGTGGTGAAGCTTCGCCCGGTGGAGCCGAAACGGCTCTCGCCGTCGCTGCGGCGGTCGCCTGACTTCGGGGTGGAGGTCGACGCGATGCCGGGTGGCTCGTTCGTGGCGTCCGGGCGGCTCAAGGCGCCGGTCGACAACGCGCACGTCCGGGACGTCCTGGCCGGGTGGCGGCCGATCCGCAAGCTGTTCACGAAGCAGCAGCGCGACCTGTTCGCCGCGCACGCGCCCGAAGGGCTGGAGCTGGACGAGTTGCGCGCGCTCGGGCCGATCCCGATCATGAAGCTCAAGTTCTCGCCCGGCGAGTACGGCCGCCGGCTGGTCGCCGAGCTGTGGTTCTACCCCGACGGCGGCCGCATCCTCGAACTGTCCACCAAGTGCCTGCCCGGCGAGGCGCTGAATGTCGCCGCTGAGTCGCGGGCCTTCCTCGGCGAACGTGGCATCGACGTCGGCGGCGTGCAGCAGACGAAGACCCGCACGGCGCTGACGTACTTCTCCGAGCAGCTCTCGTCAGGAGGATGA
- a CDS encoding SgcJ/EcaC family oxidoreductase, producing MTTEIEAVAAEAELDAIRRVIDVVEHAQNNELPDEFLALFRADAIWTTGGGKRLYGLDEIAAFTRQVLPGGMTGMSVRFELEHVLFIRPDVAAVKLRQVYTTPDGLDVGSPLWVMAKEDGRWLLTACQNIGVPDDEDVAPGRPVFGAA from the coding sequence ATGACCACAGAGATCGAGGCCGTGGCCGCCGAGGCCGAGCTGGACGCCATCCGCCGCGTCATCGACGTCGTCGAGCACGCGCAGAACAACGAGTTGCCCGACGAGTTCCTGGCGCTGTTCCGCGCCGACGCCATCTGGACCACCGGCGGCGGGAAGCGGCTCTACGGGCTGGACGAGATCGCCGCGTTCACCCGGCAGGTGCTGCCCGGCGGCATGACCGGCATGTCGGTGCGGTTCGAGCTGGAGCACGTGCTGTTCATCCGCCCCGACGTCGCGGCCGTGAAGCTGCGCCAGGTCTACACGACACCCGACGGGCTGGACGTCGGGTCGCCGCTGTGGGTCATGGCCAAGGAGGACGGCCGCTGGCTGCTCACCGCGTGCCAGAACATCGGCGTCCCCGACGACGAGGACGTCGCGCCCGGGCGGCCGGTGTTCGGAGCCGCGTAG
- a CDS encoding NAD(P)H-binding protein produces MRIAVTGASGRLGGQVAALLAPDHDVVALVRRPAGYDPPPGVTVAAADYADPASLRTALTGADTLVFVSSDGHAATVMLHHANVVRAAAGAEVGHVVALSGLDADAGSPFCYAVTNGHTEELLAAAGCGYSLARASVFAEFFAALVRGARHGDEVRLPAGDARVSLVARADVGRALAALAVRPPSNTHHDLTGPAALHVADVVAAYAPGARYADVTPGEYVAALLEGGETSWWAHAYATMLESIRLGRWAAVTGDVATLTGRPPAKVL; encoded by the coding sequence GTGCGAATCGCGGTGACGGGGGCGAGCGGGCGGCTGGGTGGCCAGGTGGCGGCGTTGCTGGCGCCGGACCACGACGTGGTGGCGCTGGTGCGCCGGCCCGCCGGGTACGACCCGCCGCCGGGGGTCACCGTCGCCGCCGCGGACTATGCGGACCCCGCGTCGTTGCGCACCGCGCTGACCGGCGCCGACACGCTGGTGTTCGTGTCCAGCGACGGCCACGCGGCCACCGTCATGCTCCATCACGCGAACGTCGTGCGGGCGGCGGCCGGCGCCGAGGTCGGGCACGTCGTCGCGCTGAGCGGGCTCGACGCCGACGCCGGGTCGCCGTTCTGCTACGCCGTCACCAACGGGCACACCGAGGAGCTGCTGGCGGCCGCCGGCTGCGGCTACTCGCTGGCCCGCGCCTCGGTGTTCGCCGAGTTCTTCGCCGCGCTGGTCCGCGGCGCCCGGCACGGCGACGAGGTTCGACTCCCGGCCGGCGACGCCCGGGTGTCGTTGGTCGCACGCGCCGACGTCGGGCGGGCGCTGGCCGCGCTGGCGGTGCGCCCGCCGTCGAACACGCACCACGACCTCACCGGTCCGGCCGCGCTGCACGTCGCCGACGTCGTCGCGGCGTACGCGCCCGGCGCCCGCTACGCCGACGTCACGCCGGGCGAGTACGTCGCCGCGCTGCTGGAGGGCGGCGAGACGTCGTGGTGGGCGCACGCCTACGCGACGATGCTGGAGTCGATCCGCCTGGGCCGCTGGGCCGCCGTCACCGGCGACGTCGCCACGCTCACGGGCCGGCCGCCCGCCAAGGTGCTTTAG
- a CDS encoding cation diffusion facilitator family transporter, with product MRVNTRRDVLRRRVRLIVATTIGYNVVEAVIAISAGTAASSAALIGFGLDSVVEVVSAAAIAWQFAGRDHEARERTALRVVAFSFFALAAYVTFEAVQALAGAEEPEHSAVGIVLAAVSLAVMPALSFAERRTGRELGSAAVVADSKQTLICSYLSAVLLAGLVLNSALGWWWADPLAALVIAGFAVREGLEAWRGDACATSAGALLRDPETDGCGPDCDCC from the coding sequence ATGCGGGTGAACACCCGGCGCGACGTGCTGCGCCGGCGGGTGCGGCTGATCGTCGCGACGACCATCGGCTACAACGTGGTCGAGGCGGTCATCGCGATCTCGGCCGGCACGGCGGCGTCCTCGGCCGCGCTGATCGGGTTCGGCCTCGACTCCGTCGTCGAGGTGGTGTCGGCCGCCGCCATCGCCTGGCAGTTCGCCGGCCGCGACCACGAGGCGCGCGAGCGGACGGCGCTGCGCGTCGTCGCGTTCTCGTTCTTCGCGCTGGCGGCGTACGTGACGTTCGAGGCGGTCCAGGCGCTGGCCGGCGCAGAGGAGCCGGAGCACAGCGCCGTCGGCATCGTCCTCGCGGCGGTGAGCCTGGCGGTCATGCCGGCGCTGTCGTTCGCCGAGCGGCGCACCGGGCGCGAGCTGGGCTCGGCCGCCGTCGTCGCCGACTCCAAGCAGACGCTGATCTGCAGCTACCTGTCGGCGGTGCTGCTGGCCGGGCTGGTGCTGAACTCCGCGCTCGGCTGGTGGTGGGCCGACCCGCTGGCCGCGCTGGTCATCGCCGGGTTCGCGGTCCGTGAAGGGCTCGAGGCGTGGCGCGGCGACGCCTGCGCGACGTCGGCCGGAGCGCTGCTGCGCGACCCCGAGACCGACGGCTGCGGCCCGGACTGCGACTGCTGCTAA
- a CDS encoding helix-turn-helix transcriptional regulator: MTVTAEHTDALARLGYALSDGTRARILLALREAPAFPSDLAAGLGVSKQVMSNQLSCLRGCGLVFGEPEGRRTRYRLADAHLGRALGELLELVLVVDPTCCGPEGCTCG, translated from the coding sequence ATGACGGTGACGGCGGAACACACCGACGCGCTGGCGCGGCTCGGGTACGCGCTGTCCGACGGCACGAGGGCACGGATCCTGCTGGCGCTGCGCGAGGCGCCGGCGTTCCCGTCCGACCTGGCGGCCGGGCTGGGCGTGTCCAAGCAGGTGATGTCCAACCAGCTCAGCTGCCTGCGCGGCTGCGGCCTGGTGTTCGGCGAGCCCGAGGGACGGCGCACGCGGTACCGGCTGGCCGACGCGCACCTGGGGCGGGCGCTGGGCGAGCTGCTGGAGCTGGTCCTCGTCGTCGACCCCACCTGCTGCGGTCCGGAGGGGTGCACATGCGGGTGA
- a CDS encoding FAD-dependent oxidoreductase, whose product MTDPVVVAGGGPVGLAAAAELAERGLDVVVYERGATAGAAVAEWGHVRLFSAWRELVAPAARRLLQRTGWTEPPADAYPTGAEWARDYLVPLARALGERVHTGAEVVGAARRGRDRVVDDGRDGEPLAVHVRHSGGREERVRARGLVDATGTWGRPGPLGGDGLLALGEPAAAAAGRIGYRIPSAAPAGHVVVAGSGHSALTALVALTSRNGDASVTWILRRGGIGDTFGGGDADELPARGRLGKRARAAVEAGAVRVVTGFRTAAVETGPDGRLTLVAEDGRTVGAVDHVVALTGLRPDLDWLSELRLELDPALQAPVRLAPLIDPNVHSCGTVPPHGVGELAHPEPGVYLAGMKSYGRAPTFLALTGYEQVRSIAAAFAGDRAAAENVELVLPETGVCGGSDGCCGPELIQLTTRVP is encoded by the coding sequence ATGACGGATCCGGTGGTGGTGGCCGGCGGCGGCCCGGTGGGCCTGGCGGCCGCGGCGGAGCTGGCCGAGCGCGGCCTCGACGTCGTCGTGTACGAGCGGGGCGCGACGGCGGGTGCGGCGGTCGCCGAGTGGGGGCACGTGCGGCTGTTCTCGGCGTGGCGGGAGCTGGTGGCGCCGGCCGCCCGGCGGCTGCTGCAACGCACCGGCTGGACCGAGCCACCCGCCGACGCCTACCCGACCGGTGCCGAGTGGGCCCGCGACTATCTGGTCCCGCTGGCGCGGGCGCTCGGCGAGCGCGTCCACACCGGCGCCGAGGTCGTCGGCGCCGCCCGCCGAGGCCGCGACCGCGTGGTCGACGACGGCCGCGACGGCGAGCCGCTCGCCGTCCACGTCCGGCACTCCGGCGGGCGCGAGGAGCGGGTGCGCGCCCGCGGCCTCGTCGACGCCACCGGCACCTGGGGCCGGCCCGGGCCGCTGGGCGGCGACGGGCTGCTCGCGCTGGGCGAGCCCGCGGCCGCGGCGGCGGGCCGCATCGGCTACCGCATCCCGTCCGCCGCGCCGGCCGGGCACGTCGTCGTCGCCGGGAGCGGACATTCTGCCCTGACCGCCCTCGTAGCCCTGACCAGCCGGAACGGTGACGCATCGGTGACGTGGATCCTGCGCCGCGGTGGCATCGGTGACACCTTCGGCGGGGGAGACGCCGATGAGCTGCCGGCCCGCGGACGGCTCGGCAAGCGGGCCCGCGCGGCGGTCGAGGCGGGCGCCGTCCGGGTGGTGACGGGGTTCCGCACGGCCGCGGTCGAGACCGGCCCGGACGGCCGCCTGACGCTGGTCGCCGAGGACGGCCGCACCGTCGGCGCCGTCGACCACGTCGTCGCGCTGACCGGGCTCCGGCCGGACCTCGACTGGCTGTCGGAGCTGCGGCTGGAGCTCGACCCCGCGCTGCAGGCGCCGGTCCGGCTGGCGCCGCTGATCGACCCGAACGTGCACTCGTGCGGCACGGTGCCGCCGCACGGCGTCGGCGAACTGGCCCACCCGGAGCCCGGCGTCTACCTGGCCGGCATGAAGAGCTACGGCCGCGCACCGACGTTCCTCGCGCTCACCGGCTACGAGCAGGTCCGCAGCATCGCCGCCGCGTTCGCCGGCGACCGCGCCGCGGCCGAGAACGTCGAGCTGGTGCTGCCCGAGACCGGCGTCTGCGGCGGATCGGACGGCTGCTGCGGCCCCGAGCTCATCCAGCTCACGACGCGGGTTCCCTGA
- a CDS encoding metalloregulator ArsR/SmtB family transcription factor, whose translation MTTLPADAAGDYAECFAALADPTRVRLLHAVATSNGGLAVGDLAERLGISQSTCSHHVRKLASARFVHVSKVGTSTRVTVNEACCTGLPHMADVVMGVAGAVRPCCPDDVPGVTVRALTDADWPDVRRIYREGIDTGIATFETTVPASARLAAKWLPGHRWVAEIDGAVAGWTAVTPASGRDCYRGVGETSVYVASEHRGRGVGKALLRRQVTAADADGLWTLQTSVFTENRASLSLHHQAGYRTVGVRERIARRDGVWHDTVLLERRASVSSTAGEVLLAANVAR comes from the coding sequence ATGACGACCCTCCCGGCCGACGCCGCCGGCGACTACGCCGAGTGCTTCGCGGCCCTCGCCGACCCCACCCGGGTCCGGCTGCTGCACGCCGTCGCCACGTCGAACGGCGGGCTGGCCGTCGGCGATCTGGCCGAGCGGCTGGGCATCAGCCAGTCGACCTGTTCGCACCACGTCCGCAAGCTCGCGTCGGCCCGGTTCGTGCACGTGTCGAAGGTGGGCACCAGCACGCGCGTCACCGTCAACGAGGCGTGCTGCACCGGCCTGCCGCACATGGCCGACGTCGTCATGGGCGTCGCCGGCGCCGTCCGCCCCTGCTGCCCCGACGACGTGCCCGGCGTCACCGTCCGCGCGCTGACCGACGCCGACTGGCCGGACGTGCGGCGCATCTACCGCGAGGGCATCGACACCGGCATCGCCACCTTCGAGACCACGGTGCCGGCGAGCGCCCGGCTGGCGGCGAAGTGGCTACCCGGGCACCGCTGGGTCGCCGAGATCGACGGCGCCGTCGCCGGCTGGACCGCCGTCACCCCTGCCTCAGGCCGCGACTGCTACCGCGGCGTCGGCGAGACCTCCGTCTACGTGGCGTCGGAGCACCGCGGCCGCGGCGTCGGGAAGGCGCTGCTGCGCCGCCAGGTCACGGCGGCCGACGCGGACGGGCTGTGGACGCTGCAGACGTCGGTGTTCACCGAGAACCGCGCCAGCCTGTCGCTGCACCACCAGGCCGGCTACCGCACCGTCGGGGTCCGCGAACGCATCGCCCGCCGCGACGGCGTCTGGCACGACACCGTACTCCTCGAACGCCGGGCGTCAGTCAGCTCCACGGCCGGCGAGGTGCTGCTCGCCGCGAACGTCGCCCGCTGA